The bacterium genome contains a region encoding:
- a CDS encoding single-stranded DNA-binding protein has translation MNKGSLNRAVLIGRLGRDPQVRYTPTGTPITSFSVATTQVFK, from the coding sequence ATGAACAAAGGAAGTCTGAATCGCGCCGTATTGATCGGTCGTCTGGGCCGTGATCCGCAGGTACGCTATACGCCTACGGGAACGCCGATCACGTCGTTTAGCGTAGCGACGACGCAGGTATTTAAA